The Maridesulfovibrio sp. genomic sequence GTATCCAGTCCATTCCTAAAGGGTTGCTGGAAGCTTCTTATTCATCAGGGCTCACCCCGGTTCAGACCTTGACCAAAATTATTCTTCCGCTGGCTTTCCGGGCCATTATTCCCCCGCTTGGCAGTGAATTCCTCAACAATATGAAGAACTCCTCGCTGGCCATGGTTGTGGGCGTGCCGGAACTCTGCTGGGCATCGCAGCAGATAGAAGGTATGACCTTTAAAGGTTTCGAAGCCACTACTGCAGCTACTGTTATCTATCTTTCCCTGTCCCTTATCATTGCCGGAATCCTGACCCTTGTTAACTGGAAGCTGCAGATTGTCCCGGTCAAGAATCGTACTCTGGGACATAAATTTGCACATCTGCTTTTCCTTCCTTTTGAGGCTCCGTTCGCTTTTATGGCAAGAATGCACCGCAGGATGAAGCGCAAACGTCAGGATGATTTCAACCTTTCCAAGGCGCAGGCCGCACGCAGGGCTTTTCTTGCTAAACTTGCCAAGGTGTTCGGATTGATATGGAAGGCGGCTTTTCTCGGCAGTCTGGCCTTCCTGTTGATTTCCGCTGTTTACGGTGTGTCCACGTTCAATTTCGAGATCATCCGGGAGAACATCGGCACCATGCTCTGGTGGAGATTCCCAGACGGTGATCCCAATGAAATCCTTTGGGGTATGGGCGGTCTGTCCTTCTCCATACTCATGTCGGTAATCGCCATTTCAGTCAGCTTCTTTATCGGGCTGGTCGTGGGTATCGGACGTACTTCCAAGAATAAACTCTTTCTGATTCCGTCCACTCTTTACATTGAGCTTATTCGCGGCAACCCGCTGATCATGGTTATTTTCTGGATTTACTTTTTCATCCCCATTCTGACCGGGCAGTTCCTGAATGTCTTCTGGTCGGCAACCATTGCCCTGACCGTATTTACCGGGGCTTATCTGGCCGAGATCGTCCGCTCCGGTATCCAGAATCTGCCTCCGGGCCAGTTTGAGGCTGCTGTTTCTACCGGACTGACTTACTGGCAGACCATGCGCAAGGTTATTCTGCCGCAGGCTTTGAAACAAATGCTTCCGGCTATTGTGGGACAGTTTATCGCTATCTTCAAAGATACCTCTCTGGCCTTTGTTATCGGTGTTCTTGAGCTTACTTTTGTGGCACAGGGATTGAACAACAGGCTTATGATCTATCCTTTTGAAATTTATACCACCGTAGCATTTTTGTACTTTATTTGTTGCTACCTGATGAGTCTCGTGGCAAGACGACTCGAACGGAAGCTTTCAACTGAGACCTTCCGTTTACAGATGTAATTGAGCACCCTCCCTCCGGTTTGCGGGGGGAGGGGTGTTGACATAGAAGCATTTCGGAGTTGTCTCATGCTCGGTAAGAGTGTTCCTGTTTTTTGCTACCATGCCGTCTGTGAAGAGGACGGTCATTCCCCTGCCGCCTTTGCTTCCCATCTTGATATGATGCAGGAGATGGGCTTCAAGACCATCAGTGCCGGCCATTTGTATGAAATCTGCATGGGCCGCAAACCCATTGATGATAAATACGTGGTGCTTACTTTTGATGACTGCCACATCAGCAACTGGGTCAATGTTGTTCCCATGCTTGAAGAACGGGGCATGACCGGGGTCTTTTTTGCGGTCAGTGATTTTATCGGTTCTGGCGAAGTCAGGAGCAGGGCGGATGTGAAGGAAATTCTGCCCATGCGCGAGTCTTTCAAAAGAGCGCTTTCCGAAGATGACAATTCCCAGTTCATGAATGAGGCGGAGCTGAGATCGCTTGTCCACGATAAAGGCATGGAAGTCTACGCCCACACCTGCCGCCATCAGGGTTGCTTCAAGAATTTGCGTTTTAAAGGCAATTTCGCAGAAAGTTCCCATTGGTCTACATGGGGAGTGTACCGCAAATTTAATTCTGAACTTCCCACTTATGATTACGGCAGCGCCTTTGCCTATAATGGGTTCTGGCCCCAGTTTCGCAAAGGCAAGGTTTCTTTCAAGCGTCGTTCTGATGATGAGAGGCGCAAATTTATCCGTGATGATTTCAAGCGTTCTCTTGATAAGATAAAAAAAATCAATGGCTCGCGTCGTCAGTTTTTCTGCTGGCCGTGGGGAGACTTTGACGCCCTCTCCATGCAGGAGGCCTCTGCTGCCGGGTTCTCCGGAACTTTTACTCTTGAACGTTCGGCAAATATGCTCGGTACAGATCCCATGCGTATCAACCGCATCGGAGTGGGTACCAGCAAGGATGCAGGGTGGATTAAAAAGCGTTTGCTCATGTATTCCTATGAAGCACCGGCTATGGTCTGCTTCAAATTTTTCACCAAGCGTAACGACATCGGCAAAGTTCTTTATATAACCGATACGGATAAGCTCTCCGGAGGCAGCAGGCAGTTGGCCAATAGCGCCAAAGCCATGCTTCAGGCCGGGCTTGGTGTCGTTGCAGTGCTTAAACCCGGTGCCTTGCTCATTCCTGTGCTGGAGGAGATGGGCGTGGAAGTCATTCAGTTGGATGATTTCAAGAACATGCTCGCCGCTGCCGGATTTCTTGCTACTGTTATTGAAGAACAGCAGGTGGATGTGGTCCATACCTACCACAACCGGGCAGTCAAGATAGGTTGTCTTGCCAAGGGACTATCCTTGCTTGGCGGACGCAGGTTCAAGCTTTTCTTCAATAGGGGGGTTATCTATAAACCCAACCCGCTGGCCCCTCTTTTTTCGCTCATCGGTAACGGCTATATCTGCAACTCCGCCAAGAGCCGCCATGTGCTGCTCAAGCACGGGGTTCTGCCCAAGAGGGCGCAGGTGGTCTACAATTCTTTTGTGGGGGGCGGACGTAAACCTAAGCGTTCTGCCGAAACCACCATTATTTATGTGGGTAACGGGGGGCATGCCAAGGGAGCGGATGTATATCTTAAGTCCGTTGAACGGCTGCTTGCTCAGGATGAATGCAACGGCGTGCGCTTTATTGCCGTGGGTTTGAAGGATATTTCCCTTTACAAGGATGTCGTTTCCGGAGCAACTCTGGAGCGTGTCGAGTCTCCGGGATTCATTCCTCATGATGAAGTTACCGCGTTGCTGGCCGGTTCACATATATATGTCATGAGTTCCCGTCAGGAATCCATGCCCAACACATTGCTGGAAGCTTTTGATGCCGGACTGGCTGCTATCTGTACCAATGCGGGCGGAACCGGCGAACTTATCCGTGACGGGATCAACGGTTTTCTCTGCGATGTGGAAGACAGTGACGCATTGGCTGCAGCCATGAAAAGACTTGTCGATGACGCGGAGCTGCGTAGTGAAATGGGCCGCTTGAACCGCAGGATAGTACGTACTTTCATGTCCTCGGCAGCCAAGACCGATTCGCTGCTGGCTGTCTATTCCTCTCTGCCCGGTGATGAACCGCAGATTGAGTTGCCGGATATTGATGCTTTGATCAATAAATAGGCTTTTATTGCAATACAATTTGTATTTTAAGGGAAGGGTTGTCTTGACTCTTCCCTTTTTGTTTGGGGTGTTGTGGATAACATTCCTTTTGGTTAACGTGGGCAGGAATAATCCAAGCGTCAAAAAAAAGGAACATAAATGGGCAATTTTTATTCCGACACATACTGGTCCGACATGCATGCTCCGGTGCGGCGCAAGCTTCTGATGGGTTCGGTAGGGGCAAAGCATCTTTTCGATACCGGGGTGTTGGCCCTTGAATCTGATCCGCAGCTTGGCGTCGAGTTATTGCTGGCGGCTTATGTTTTCGATCCGCTTGATGGGAATGTCGCTACGCAGTTGTCCCGGATTGAGGGGTTGCTGCCTTTGTTCCCACGGTCAGTAGCCGCATGCATATCCTCATTGCTTGCTTGCTGGCAGCGTCCTGATAATTTGACATATTTTCAGCGGATTGCTTCAAAGCATGATTACGTGAAGGTCAAAAAGTATATTTTGTCCTGCCTTGAAAAGGAACCGGAAAACCTCTTCTGGATACATCTGGGAATGATCCATGCCCGGGCGGCTGCTGATTTTGAATTCGGACTTGAGTTGCCGGTCGGAGAGTTGCCGAATGAGATTCAACCGGCGATTGATCTTGCCAAGTCGTTTTTTAATTTTATGGCCGGGAATGATGCCGTCGCCTTTCCGTTGCTTATGTCCGCTTCGGATGTTTTTGGGCTTAATAATCTGGCCCATATTATCGCCTCCGTTGCTTTGAAGCTGGGGGAGCGGGAAACAGCAATGTCCGTCCTGTCCGGGGCCGTGGATGCACAGCCGTGGCGGGTTTCCGAGGCCTTGCGTTTATATGATCTGGCCTGCTCTTTGGATAAGAAAACCGTTCCCCTGCCCGGAAGTCTGGCTGTTCTGCTCTATTCTTTCAACAAGGCGGAAGAGTTGGATGCCACTCTTGCCTCCCTGCATCGCTCCGAATTGAACGGGGCCAGCATTTTCATGCTTGATAACGGTTCCTCTGACGGGACTTCCGAGGTAATTTCCAAATGGCAGAGTGAATTCGGCGTTCAGATGAAGCGTATTGATCTGCCGGTGAATGTCGGTGCTGCTGCCGCTCGCAACTGGCTTATGAAGGAACCGCAGGTGCAGGAATGCGCTTTTGCGGTTTATCTGGACGATGATGTGGAGGTCGCTCAGGATTGGATTTTACGGCTGGGTGCGGCTGTGGACGCTTACCCTGATGCCGGGGTCTGGGGATGCAAGATTCTGGATTATTCTGTGCCTGCTGTCATGCAGGCAGTGGATATGCACATCATTCAGCCTGAGGGCGAGGAGGGGGAAGGCCCAGAGGTGGATTTGGCCAGAATTACCCCCAACCCTTTCCGGTGTTCGAATCTGCATCTCTACCTACTAGACAGTGGATATTTTGATTTTATGAGACCTTGCGGATCGGTCACCGGGTGCTGTCATCTGTTCAGGACACAGAAGCTGCTTGACAACGGTGGCTTTTCCCTGTTCCTTTCTCCCTCGCAGTATGACGATCTGGAACATGACCTGCGCAGCTGCCTAAAGGGCGATTTTCCTGTTTATCAAGGGCATCTCGGCATCCTGCACCGCAAGCGGTCCGGTTTTGCCAGCCACACCGATGTTGCGCAGGAAGGTAATGCTCAGGGCAACCGCTATAAGATGCAGGCCATGCATCCTCGTAGTGAAATACTGCGGATAATGGCTGATGAAGAAAGGCTTCTTCAGTCCGACCTTGAGAAAAAGATGCAGTATCTGGTGCGGAAAGGGATTCTGGCCGGATAGATAAATACAGGGAGTGTGCCATGTCCGACCACGATCAAACTCAGGAATTCTTGAACAACCTGCCCGAACTGGAACAAGGCAAGACCTTCGGCTTTGCCTGCCACCCCGAAGTGCGTTGCTTTAACGCCTGCTGCGGTGACCTTAATCTGATGCTCACCCCTTATGATGTACTCCGTCTGCGTAAAGGGCTGGGGCACGACAGTAAGAAATTTATCCACAACCATGCGGACATTACCCGTACACCGGGAACCGGATTCCCCATGTGTAAGCTGCGTATGCTTGATAATGCCAAGCGCAGCTGTCCTTTTGTGCGTACCGAAGGCTGTTCCATTTATGAGAATCGTCCCGGGGCCTGCCGTACCTACCCTCTTGGCCGTGCTTCGCGCATGGACGAGAACGGTGAAACCATCGAACAGTTTTTTATCGTGCAGGAACCGCACTGCCGTGGGTTTGAGGAAGACAAAGAGTGGACCAGCGACGAATGGTTGAAGGATCAGGGACTTGAGCCGTACAACGAAGTCAATGACCGTTATATGCGTATCATGAACCGTGCCCGTCAGGCCGGGGTGGTCCTTGATGAACGCAAACTGAATATGGCTTTTCTCGCACTGTATCAGGTTGATAACTTCATCAATTTCATCAAAGATATGAACGTATTCTCCCGTCTGGAGATTTCCGAGGAACGCCAGCAGGCTATCCTTAATGACGAGGAAGAATGTCTCCGCTTTGCTCTTGACTGGGTGGAGCTGATAGTGCTTGGTTCCTCCGAGAATCTGGCTCCTAAGAAATAGTATTTGGATGACTCCGGTGGCTGGGTAAGAGGGACTTTTGGGAAAAGTTCCCCTTAGCCAGACTCCATCTCCTCAAAATTTTTCAGCATGCTTCGTACATAGCGCGTTCAGACATCTTTTTGTTTTTACAGCCCCCAAAATTTACAGGCCAGCCCTGAGAACGACAGATAGTTAATTACGTAATGCGCGATAATTGTCGGGTAGATCGATCCTGTGCAGTACATGCAGACCATGAGCCCTGAGCCTGTTATGGCTGTGGCTATAATGGCAGTTGGTCCCTGTGACCAGTGGATCAGGCCGAAGATTATGGCTGAGATGAGGAATATTTTGGGAATGGACTGTTTGCGTTTTCTTAGGGCTGTGAAGGCAAGGCCGCGGAAGATTATTTCTTCTGATATGGCGACAAGCGCAAGCCCGATGGTCATGTCCAGCGTGTAGAGAGGGGAATCGGTTCCGATGGGGATGGAACCCAGCCGCATGGCTGGCAGCAGCTTTGACCATAGTGCGAATCCCGGTTCATCAAGGCATAAGCCCAGTGCGGTAATGCCGATGGTCCAGAGAATGAGTTGCTTGAATGGCAGCGCGACAAGGCCGAGGTCCGCCCGGCTGAGTATTTCTTTTTTCAATAGATAGAAAAGGAATGCCAGAGGAAGAATTTTTGCCCCGTAGTCGATTGCCAGCCAGAGCAGTTCATGTTTAATGAAAATATTATTAAAGTCATTGAGATAAAATGGCAGGGCAGCGAGAATAAATATTGCGGTTTTGTTGTTGATCACTTTGATTACTCCTTGCCAAGCCGTAATTGCTGATTATTAAATCTATGCTGGTTCGGCATGTATGGTGGTGAAGCCAGACCAAAAGCGCGTAGCGCATCAAATCAATTTTGCGGAGATAGCAAATTGTCCGAACAACTAAATCTTGAACTTTCCAGCCCCAAAATAGTCGATGCTGACGAATTTGCAAAGCTCAGGGCTGCATTGCCTGCTGACCGCAAACTTGTGTTCACCAACGGCTGTTTTGATATCCTGCATGCCGGGCATGTGGACCTGCTTTCCCGCGCCCGTGAACAGGGAGACTTGCTTGTGCTGGGTTTGAACAGTGATAAATCCGTGCGCTCCATCAAAGGCGAGAAGCGGCCGGTCACCGGGCAGCAGCAGAGAGCGTTCGTGCTTGCCGGGTTGGCTTGTATTGATTACGTTATTTTTTTTGATGAAGATACCCCTTACAATCTGATCAGCAAGGTGCAACCGGATGTGCTGGTCAAAGGCGGAGATTGGAGTGTTGAAAATATTGTGGGTCGCGATGTAGTGGAGGAGCGCGGTGGAAAGGTGCTTTCCCTGCCGCTTTTACCCGGATATTCTACCACAGGGGTGATTCGCTACATCCGTGAGAATGATATTGAGTAGTTTGTTTGGGGGTAATGCCCGCAGAAGTTTTAGTGAGAGGTAATCTGTTTTAAATACTTTATTTTTATGTTAGATACGATTATCTTGTTTCAAGAATTGAATTTTGTTTAGGTATTGACAAGACGGTGGAAGTTGGGCTATTAAGCTCGACTCGCTTGGCGAAACGGGCCAATAGCTCAGTTGGCAGAGCCCCCGGCTCATAACCGGATGGTCCCAGGTTCGAATCCTGGTTGGCCCACCACTAATTTCATATGGATACATATCAAAATACAATCCAGAATATTTGCGCTTTCTAACTTGTGAAAGCAGTAGTGCTCCCGGGGGATACCCTTACGGGAGCATATTATTTTATTGTATTTTGATGTGTTGAATTTGATTACGAGCGGAAATAATTGAACATCTTTCCTGTGCGGCAATGAGCGGCCGCATGGTGGACATAGGGCCGTTATGAAGACAGCAGATGTTATCAGCAGGATAGAGTCACTTGTCCCTTCGGGTTATGCCGCCCCTTGGGATAATTGCGGTGTTCAGGTTGCAGGCCGGGAAAGAGCAGTAGGCAAGGTTGCTGTGGCTCTTGATCCTTTGCCGCAGGTTGTCGCAGAGGCCC encodes the following:
- a CDS encoding amino acid ABC transporter permease, which codes for MINRYLEKTWVQYLCLAAITGILVYYFGWVFDFGYKFDWSVLYKEDPAYGEVLGGMLVTGLNLTVSITLMSSAIALGLGILFGLGRLSQFKPVYYFSTCYVEFFRNTPLLVQLFFWYFALPMGLPEGVRNFLFDQNFEMLSATVGLGIYTSSFMAEVIRAGIQSIPKGLLEASYSSGLTPVQTLTKIILPLAFRAIIPPLGSEFLNNMKNSSLAMVVGVPELCWASQQIEGMTFKGFEATTAATVIYLSLSLIIAGILTLVNWKLQIVPVKNRTLGHKFAHLLFLPFEAPFAFMARMHRRMKRKRQDDFNLSKAQAARRAFLAKLAKVFGLIWKAAFLGSLAFLLISAVYGVSTFNFEIIRENIGTMLWWRFPDGDPNEILWGMGGLSFSILMSVIAISVSFFIGLVVGIGRTSKNKLFLIPSTLYIELIRGNPLIMVIFWIYFFIPILTGQFLNVFWSATIALTVFTGAYLAEIVRSGIQNLPPGQFEAAVSTGLTYWQTMRKVILPQALKQMLPAIVGQFIAIFKDTSLAFVIGVLELTFVAQGLNNRLMIYPFEIYTTVAFLYFICCYLMSLVARRLERKLSTETFRLQM
- a CDS encoding glycosyltransferase gives rise to the protein MLGKSVPVFCYHAVCEEDGHSPAAFASHLDMMQEMGFKTISAGHLYEICMGRKPIDDKYVVLTFDDCHISNWVNVVPMLEERGMTGVFFAVSDFIGSGEVRSRADVKEILPMRESFKRALSEDDNSQFMNEAELRSLVHDKGMEVYAHTCRHQGCFKNLRFKGNFAESSHWSTWGVYRKFNSELPTYDYGSAFAYNGFWPQFRKGKVSFKRRSDDERRKFIRDDFKRSLDKIKKINGSRRQFFCWPWGDFDALSMQEASAAGFSGTFTLERSANMLGTDPMRINRIGVGTSKDAGWIKKRLLMYSYEAPAMVCFKFFTKRNDIGKVLYITDTDKLSGGSRQLANSAKAMLQAGLGVVAVLKPGALLIPVLEEMGVEVIQLDDFKNMLAAAGFLATVIEEQQVDVVHTYHNRAVKIGCLAKGLSLLGGRRFKLFFNRGVIYKPNPLAPLFSLIGNGYICNSAKSRHVLLKHGVLPKRAQVVYNSFVGGGRKPKRSAETTIIYVGNGGHAKGADVYLKSVERLLAQDECNGVRFIAVGLKDISLYKDVVSGATLERVESPGFIPHDEVTALLAGSHIYVMSSRQESMPNTLLEAFDAGLAAICTNAGGTGELIRDGINGFLCDVEDSDALAAAMKRLVDDAELRSEMGRLNRRIVRTFMSSAAKTDSLLAVYSSLPGDEPQIELPDIDALINK
- a CDS encoding glycosyltransferase, which gives rise to MGNFYSDTYWSDMHAPVRRKLLMGSVGAKHLFDTGVLALESDPQLGVELLLAAYVFDPLDGNVATQLSRIEGLLPLFPRSVAACISSLLACWQRPDNLTYFQRIASKHDYVKVKKYILSCLEKEPENLFWIHLGMIHARAAADFEFGLELPVGELPNEIQPAIDLAKSFFNFMAGNDAVAFPLLMSASDVFGLNNLAHIIASVALKLGERETAMSVLSGAVDAQPWRVSEALRLYDLACSLDKKTVPLPGSLAVLLYSFNKAEELDATLASLHRSELNGASIFMLDNGSSDGTSEVISKWQSEFGVQMKRIDLPVNVGAAAARNWLMKEPQVQECAFAVYLDDDVEVAQDWILRLGAAVDAYPDAGVWGCKILDYSVPAVMQAVDMHIIQPEGEEGEGPEVDLARITPNPFRCSNLHLYLLDSGYFDFMRPCGSVTGCCHLFRTQKLLDNGGFSLFLSPSQYDDLEHDLRSCLKGDFPVYQGHLGILHRKRSGFASHTDVAQEGNAQGNRYKMQAMHPRSEILRIMADEERLLQSDLEKKMQYLVRKGILAG
- a CDS encoding YkgJ family cysteine cluster protein, whose product is MSDHDQTQEFLNNLPELEQGKTFGFACHPEVRCFNACCGDLNLMLTPYDVLRLRKGLGHDSKKFIHNHADITRTPGTGFPMCKLRMLDNAKRSCPFVRTEGCSIYENRPGACRTYPLGRASRMDENGETIEQFFIVQEPHCRGFEEDKEWTSDEWLKDQGLEPYNEVNDRYMRIMNRARQAGVVLDERKLNMAFLALYQVDNFINFIKDMNVFSRLEISEERQQAILNDEEECLRFALDWVELIVLGSSENLAPKK
- a CDS encoding type II CAAX endopeptidase family protein; translation: MINNKTAIFILAALPFYLNDFNNIFIKHELLWLAIDYGAKILPLAFLFYLLKKEILSRADLGLVALPFKQLILWTIGITALGLCLDEPGFALWSKLLPAMRLGSIPIGTDSPLYTLDMTIGLALVAISEEIIFRGLAFTALRKRKQSIPKIFLISAIIFGLIHWSQGPTAIIATAITGSGLMVCMYCTGSIYPTIIAHYVINYLSFSGLACKFWGL
- the rfaE2 gene encoding D-glycero-beta-D-manno-heptose 1-phosphate adenylyltransferase, with the protein product MSEQLNLELSSPKIVDADEFAKLRAALPADRKLVFTNGCFDILHAGHVDLLSRAREQGDLLVLGLNSDKSVRSIKGEKRPVTGQQQRAFVLAGLACIDYVIFFDEDTPYNLISKVQPDVLVKGGDWSVENIVGRDVVEERGGKVLSLPLLPGYSTTGVIRYIRENDIE